The Streptomyces halobius genomic interval TCACACCCGTGAAGAACTGGATCCAAACGCTGGAGCGGAACGGCCAAGCCCTCGCGGACGCCGCAGACGACGGGCGACTCAACCTCGGTCTGCGCGGCATCCTCGCGCGCCACGTGTTCTTCCACTGGAACCGCATGGGGTTTACGATCCGGCAGCAATCTATCTGGTCACGCGCCGCCCGGGAGGCCGTTCTCGGACGTTGACCGAGGGACGCCTGACAATCGTATCCAAGCACCAGGCCGCACTCCCCGCCCCACCGGAGCGGCGGCGCCGGCGTGTGGCGCCGGGGCATGGCCAGGGGCGCGGCAGCGGCCGGGAACGGGGCCTGGCAGCGGCCGGGAACGGGGCCTGGCAAATCGTGCACCAGGCGACGGCCGCCGTCGGCGAGAAGCCGATCAGAACGCTGTGAGCGCGTCAGCGACTTGCTGACGGTTGCGGCACCACCAGCCGATCAGCGTGGAGGCGGCGGTGAACAGGTGGTCGCAGGATTCATCGCCCTTGTCGTAGTGCATCTTGAGCTGCCACACGTCACAGATGCGCTCCCAGCGCTGCCGCTCGGCGGCCTCCGCCAGCACTGCGGCTGGCAGTTCGCTGGCCTTCCGGTATCCGCCGACGAACGCCGCCACCAGCTCCAGGTCCAGGCCGTGCTCATCCCCTGAGCCGAACATCACCGGCAGCGTCGCCGTGCGCACGACTTCGTCCGCGTATGGGCGGACCGCGAGCCGGTCCCAATCCAGCACCGCACTGACCGATCCCTGCTCCCAAAGGAGGTTCAGATCATGGAAGTCCCCATGAGTCCATCCGGCCGGGCCCCGCTCACCGTCCTGGGGCCGCTGGTCGGCCCACCGCTCCAGCAGCTCCGTGCGCTCGACGAGCGCCCGCTCCACCGTCGCATCGAATCCGCTCTCTCCCGCCGCAGCTTGGCGGCCATAGTGGGCGAAGCGATCGGCTGCCTTCTTCGGCGCGGTGATGATCACGGGCACGGTGGCCGGGGCCTCGGGCATCGCGACTGCCAGCTCGGAGTGCAGCTCGCCGAGCAGCGCCCCGACAGCGGCGGCGCGGTCGGGACGCCACGAGCGGGCAGGAACCATCTCCCCCGCCGCCCACGGAGTGAGCGCGTACAGACGTCCGCGCACGGCGGCGAGGGTGTCTCCGTCCGTAGTGGTCACCGGAGCCGGCACCAGCAGCCCGGCCCTGGCCAGAGCCCGGGTCGCGGTGTGCTGGCGGCGTGCCTGGTCGGGGCCGACGTCGACGACCTCTTTGAGGGCGTACCGGCCGGCGGCGCAGCGCACGGACCAGTTGCGGTTCATCAGCCCCTCAGGGATCAGTCGCACTTCCTCCGGGGCGGGCAAACCGAACGCCGACAGCGCCTCGGTGCAGACCTCCTCATCCGTACGGTCTGCCGTCTCCATGCCCGCGCTCCTCATCCGTCCCGCTCGCCCCCGGCCTGCTCCAGGGTGCCCGAGCCTACGGAGCACCAGCGTGATCACGGGGAGGCTCCCGTGAAGCGCTCCTCGAACGTGCGACCCGGCGGCAACCGGCCAGTGCGGGTGGTGGTGGAGGGGCTGTGCCTGGCCGGGAAATCCACGATCGTCGCCGCCCCTCGCCCCACTTCTGGGCGCGCACGCGGTGCCCGAGTACGGTGACCTGGCACCGCTGCCACCGTGGCCACCCGCCGACACCGGCGCCGCGCGAGCCGGCCTGGACCACCTCGCCAGCGTCGAACGGGCACGTCAGCCGCAGCCGCCCGCCGCCTGACCACAGCGGGCGCGCTTCTGCTCCCTCTTACACACCTCGCAGTACGCGGTGCCGTCCGGCTCGTACCGGCCATGCTCGGCCTGATCGTGGCCGTGCCGGCAGTACGGGCGCCGTTCCGTGCCCCCGGTGAGGTAGCGCAGTTGCTTGCGGGTACGGATGCGGCCGGGCTCGTCGTCGACGTGGGCCGGTGCAATGCAGTGCTTGAACTCGCACTCCGCCCGCACCTGGCCGACTGGGTCGCGACCGGTGCGCTGCCGGAAGGCGATCGCCGCGGGACTGTAGGACTTCTCCCGGAACCGCATGACCGGTGTTCCACTCGGCGATCCGCGCTCGCCAGTCCACTCCAGGTGTCCGCCGTCGACGGGCCGGACGCGGGCCTCCCACTTCTCCTCAGCGGTGGTGAAGGTCGGCGGGACGTACATGATGCCGGCTTGGCGGCGGATGCGGCGCACCGCGACGCGGTCCACGCGGAGCTTCCGGGCGATGGCCTCGCTGCTCATCTGTCCCAGGAGCGCGCGGATTTCGGCGTCCTTCGGGTGCTTGCGGGGTGGCCGGGTCCTGATGGTCGCCGGGCCGAACCCGCCCTCCCGGCGGATGCGGGCGATGGTGCTGACGTCAGCATTCACCCGGCGGCCAATCTCCGCGTCGGTGTGCCCCTCGTCGAGGAGCACGCGGATCGCCCGCTCATCCGGGTGCGGACGGCGGCGCCAGGCGCTCCGAGGCGCTGGGGGAATGCCGGCCGCCTTGCGGATGGTGGCCACGGCTTTCTCGCCGACGTACAGCCGTCGGCGAACCTCACTGTTCGTCAGGCCCTCTTCCAGGAGCGCGCGGATCTGGGCCTCCTGCGGGTGCGGCTGGCGGGCGTAGGGGCCGCGCTTGCGGGTCTCGGTCACTGGGCGGTCGTCTCCGTGGTTTCAGGCCCGGCGGCGGCCGGGTGCATGTGGGGCGGGTAGCGGTGGGTGCCGCGGCCGGCGGCGGCGAGGGCGCGAGTGACCGCGCGGGCGCCGTAGCGGCGCGCGGCCTCCTCCTCACCGAGCTCGGCGACGGCGCCGTGGACACCTCAAGGTCCGCCGTGCTGGCGGCCGTCTGCGTCCGGCGGGTGCGGATGCGACACAGGAGGCAGGCGCCGCCGCTGTCCGGCTCGACCGGGCCGTGCGGGTGCTCCGGGCACGTCGTGCCCGTCCGGCCCGCGGCTGTGAGGAGGCGCCGGACGCGGTCGAGGCCGGCGCCGATGGCGTGCAGGACTTCGGGGGTGATGTCCTGCGGGGCGGTCCGGGCTGCGTTCTCGCCGATGGTGCGGAGTGCGGTGAGGAGTTCCGGCAGGACGGTGCGGTTCACGCGCCGCTCACCTCCCGGGCCTCCTCCTGCTGGGCGTAGTGGCAATCCGGGCACCGGCCGCCGGGTTTGCGGTGCCGGTACTCCCGGCCGCACCCGCAGATGCGCAGCGGGGCCAACGGGTCCTCCTGGATCACAGGAACATGCATGGGAACGATCGGGAGGGGCTCGGTCCGGGACGGCACCGGGGTGAGGAACGCGCCTTGAACAGGCCGTTGTGTTGTCTCCGGGGTGCCCTCGGGGCGGATCTTGCATCCGTGGCAGAGCGTGCGGCTGAAGCGAACCAGCGGGATTCCGCATCCGGTGCACCGCCGGGACAGCTCGCCGTCGTCCGTCGGCTGGGGGGATTGATCTTCTTCATCTCGCGCGCCTGCGCGGACCGGTGGCTGAGGTACTACATCAACCCTCTCCTGGGATACCTCGTGGGTACTACCTGGGTTGTTCGGGCCACAGCGGCCCGAACCGTTCGGGCCACTGTGGCCGGAACCCATTCGGGCCGCAGCGGCCCGTTCTCCCTCCTTGGCACTCTCGGGAAGTTCGGGCCGCTGTGGCCCGTTCTCCTCTGCCTTCGAGTTCAGGCCGCTGTGGCCCGAACTTCCACCGGTGCTCTTCTCGTCTGCGGAGTCCTTCCGAGGCCGGGCGGTCGCCTTGAGGTGGTCGTCGGCGGCCTTCCAGTCCGGCCAGGGGGTGATGACGAGGAAGTAGAGAGCCGACCGGCCCCGGCGGCGCTCACCTTCAAGGCCGACGACTCCTGCCCGGATCGCAGCGTCGATGTAGCGGCGGCCGTCCTTCTCCCGGCATCCGGCCGCCTTGGCGAGGTCCTGGATCCGGATCGGCTTCCGGTCGCCGCTGAACCGGAGCTCCCCGGAGGCGTTCGCCATCGTGCGCAAGGCATAGAGCATCGTGAGGAAGCCGCCCTTGAGGGAGGGCGGCATATCGCGCGTCCAGCGCCAGGCGAGCGCGTTGCCGAAGGTGTGCGGCACGCTGCCGGGCCGTGGGACCTGCTCGTCGTCGCTCACGAGCACCCTCTCTCGTCAGTCCTGGTCTGGGGCGGTCCTGGTGGCGTTGCGTCCCGTAAGTCCGCCCCCGGGGGGTGTCGGCCCCGGGCCGCGGTCGCCGTCACGGCGCCTCACCCAGCAAGCCGCCCAAGCTGTACGCCCGGGCCTGCGTCCAGTCGACGGCATGGCCGGCATCCTCGGTGAGCGTCGCGGCGGAGTAGCACGGGGTGCACAGCAGCCTCACGAGCCCATCCCGGCGTGACCGGTGACGGCACAAGTGCCGGGGCAGACGGCATAGCGCGCATCGGCCCAGGGGCGGCAGACGCCCCGTCACCGGCTCCACTCCGCCTCGGTAGCCCCCCGAGCAGCGGTGAGGTCCGCGGCCTCCCAGCAGCGCAGCAGCGACCGGCGCTGGCGCGGCGCGAGGAGAACGTACCGGTCGTACACCGACCGCACCCGGGCGGCTGGCACCGTCCAGCTTGGGAACCGGTCTTCCGTGGACGCTTCCAACTCGCCGACGGGCTCGACCGTGTAGAGGTCACCGCGCGGGAACTTCGACGCGTAGAACCTCGCGTACTCCCGATCGCTGGTGATGTAGACGCGGTCAGGCCGGGCGGTGATCGGGTCGACGGTGCCAAGTCCGGGAACGTGCGGCTGCTGGCCGGCCGCCTTCGCGGCGCAGACCGCACAGCCGTCGACGATGTTCGGCAGGTGCGGGGTGATGAGGTCCCCAGGACGGAGGCCGGGCACGCCGCCGTGGAAGAACCGGACGGCACGGCGTGGCTCGGGGGCTGAGGTCATGGAAAGGCTCCGGCGGTGATGCGGTGAAGGGGGGCAGACAAGCACCGGGCGCAGTGACACCGGGGGCTCGGGGCGGCATACCCCCGCAGGTGTCCGGACCTGTCCGGACACCCGGACGGGCGGGGTATCCGTGCTGGTCAATGCATCGGGGCATGTCCGCCGCGCGGGCGGAGCTCGAC includes:
- a CDS encoding phosphotransferase yields the protein METADRTDEEVCTEALSAFGLPAPEEVRLIPEGLMNRNWSVRCAAGRYALKEVVDVGPDQARRQHTATRALARAGLLVPAPVTTTDGDTLAAVRGRLYALTPWAAGEMVPARSWRPDRAAAVGALLGELHSELAVAMPEAPATVPVIITAPKKAADRFAHYGRQAAAGESGFDATVERALVERTELLERWADQRPQDGERGPAGWTHGDFHDLNLLWEQGSVSAVLDWDRLAVRPYADEVVRTATLPVMFGSGDEHGLDLELVAAFVGGYRKASELPAAVLAEAAERQRWERICDVWQLKMHYDKGDESCDHLFTAASTLIGWWCRNRQQVADALTAF